The Sphingobium aromaticiconvertens genome has a segment encoding these proteins:
- the prfA gene encoding peptide chain release factor 1, which produces MQISAERIAQIEARRDEVQASMTRADLPPDQFVRLSKEYAELEPVARAAHEVRRLRQELAALDYIAGGDASDADPLMREMAQEEMQLIKSQLPQAERALALQLLPRDAADARPAMLEIRAGTGGDEAALFAGDLFRMYQRYADEQGWKMELISASQSEVGGFKEVVASINGAGVFAKLKFESGVHRVQRVPATESGGRIHTSAATVAVLPEPEEVDVQINESTDLRIDVYRASGSGGQHVNTTDSAVRITHLPTGLVVTQQDEKSQHKNKAKALKILRTRLYEAERERTQSEQAGARKAMVGSGDRSERIRTYNFPQGRVTDHRINLTLHRLPEILEGPGLAEVIDALVAEDEVARLAQLDS; this is translated from the coding sequence ATGCAAATCTCCGCCGAACGCATCGCGCAGATCGAGGCGCGCCGGGACGAGGTGCAAGCGTCGATGACGCGGGCCGACCTGCCGCCCGATCAGTTCGTGCGGCTGTCAAAGGAATATGCCGAGCTGGAGCCGGTCGCCCGCGCCGCGCATGAAGTGCGCCGGTTGCGGCAGGAACTGGCGGCGCTGGACTATATAGCGGGTGGCGATGCATCCGACGCCGATCCGCTGATGCGTGAAATGGCGCAGGAGGAGATGCAACTGATTAAAAGTCAGTTGCCGCAGGCCGAACGTGCCCTCGCGCTCCAGCTTCTGCCGCGCGATGCCGCCGACGCGCGCCCGGCGATGCTGGAAATTCGCGCGGGCACGGGTGGCGACGAAGCCGCCCTGTTCGCGGGCGACCTGTTCCGCATGTATCAACGCTATGCCGACGAACAGGGCTGGAAGATGGAGCTGATCTCCGCCAGCCAGTCCGAAGTCGGCGGGTTCAAGGAAGTCGTCGCCAGCATCAACGGCGCTGGCGTGTTCGCGAAGCTGAAGTTCGAGAGCGGCGTCCACCGCGTGCAGCGGGTGCCTGCAACCGAAAGCGGCGGACGCATCCATACCTCTGCCGCCACGGTCGCGGTGCTGCCGGAGCCGGAGGAAGTGGACGTCCAGATCAACGAGTCCACGGACCTGCGGATCGACGTCTATCGCGCGTCGGGTTCAGGCGGACAGCACGTCAACACCACCGACAGCGCGGTCCGCATCACCCATCTTCCCACCGGCCTGGTCGTCACCCAGCAGGACGAAAAATCACAGCACAAGAACAAGGCCAAGGCGCTCAAGATCCTGCGGACGCGTCTGTATGAAGCCGAGCGCGAGCGCACCCAGAGCGAACAGGCGGGTGCGCGCAAGGCGATGGTCGGCTCGGGCGATCGCTCCGAACGCATCCGCACCTATAATTTCCCGCAAGGGCGCGTCACCGACCACCGTATCAATCTGACCCTCCACCGCCTGCCCGAAATCCTCGAAGGCCCCGGCCTTGCCGAAGTCATCGACGCACTGGTGGCAGAGGATGAGGTCGCGCGGCTGGCGCAGCTGGACAGCTAG
- the prmC gene encoding peptide chain release factor N(5)-glutamine methyltransferase, which produces MTVPDTLRAASARLADTSDTPRLDAELLLAHALGISREEVILRQRDLAVPPGFNALLDRRLLGEPVAYIIGTRDFWTLTLAVTPAVLIPRPDSETLIEAAIDHFQTRAPTTILDLGTGSGALLLAALDQWPDARGLGVDASTEALEVARGNAQRLGLADRADFALGDWGAGLTSPFDLILINPPYIATSALLSRDVLHHEPHSALFAGDEGLDEYRRIAPQLPGLLAPGGMAALEIGFDQRESVSALLRRVGLTVSARTDLAGLDRCLVAFP; this is translated from the coding sequence ATGACAGTCCCCGATACCCTGCGCGCCGCCTCGGCCCGCCTTGCCGACACCAGCGACACCCCGCGTCTCGACGCCGAACTGTTGCTTGCCCATGCGCTGGGCATCAGCCGCGAAGAGGTGATCCTGCGGCAACGCGACCTTGCCGTCCCGCCGGGGTTCAATGCGCTACTCGATCGTCGCCTTTTGGGGGAGCCGGTCGCCTATATCATCGGCACCCGCGATTTCTGGACGCTGACCCTGGCCGTCACACCCGCGGTCCTCATCCCTCGCCCAGACAGCGAGACGCTGATCGAGGCTGCAATCGACCATTTCCAGACCCGCGCCCCGACAACGATCCTCGACCTTGGCACAGGCTCGGGCGCGCTGCTGCTTGCGGCCCTCGACCAGTGGCCCGACGCGCGGGGGCTGGGTGTCGACGCCTCGACAGAGGCGTTGGAGGTGGCGCGTGGCAACGCGCAACGGCTGGGTCTTGCCGATCGCGCCGATTTCGCACTGGGCGACTGGGGCGCGGGGCTGACCAGCCCGTTCGACCTTATCCTCATCAACCCGCCCTATATCGCCACCTCCGCACTATTATCGCGCGATGTGCTGCATCACGAACCGCATAGCGCGCTGTTCGCGGGGGACGAGGGGCTGGACGAGTATCGCCGCATTGCACCGCAGTTGCCCGGGCTGCTGGCGCCCGGCGGCATGGCCGCGCTGGAGATCGGTTTTGACCAGCGGGAAAGCGTTTCTGCCCTGTTGCGCCGAGTGGGCCTGACTGTTTCCGCCCGCACGGATCTGGCCGGACTCGATCGCTGTCTTGTGGCCTTTCCCTGA
- a CDS encoding DUF4167 domain-containing protein, with translation MINNRQAGRRNRGRNNNGRPNGGGNRGGGDNGNRIDNRARGNATQLLEKYRNMARDAQLSGDRVNAEYYLQFADHYFRVLADNRARQEEQQGQSGQPQQGQNRFRRNDEALDDYSDDFDGNDENGDDFRFSQPERAERQEQRSERQPRQERQERPERQDRGDRQPQFQQSQGEGQGQPQGQGQDGEGRPRRDRNRRDRINEPREQRAVEPVAEQAPQVELPVAAPVAPTVQQAPAQEEAPAPRRRGRPRKSDTVKSEAAEAEPQGLDIAVLPPSIARADNDSEPTEEAPRKRTRRARPTTEAAE, from the coding sequence TTGATCAACAACAGGCAGGCCGGCCGTCGTAATCGCGGCCGGAACAACAACGGACGTCCCAATGGTGGTGGAAACCGGGGCGGTGGCGACAATGGCAACCGCATCGACAACCGGGCGCGTGGTAATGCTACCCAGCTTCTTGAGAAATACAGGAACATGGCCCGCGACGCGCAATTGTCCGGGGATCGGGTGAACGCGGAATATTATCTCCAGTTCGCCGACCATTATTTCCGCGTGCTGGCCGACAATCGCGCCCGTCAGGAAGAGCAGCAGGGCCAAAGTGGCCAGCCGCAGCAGGGTCAGAACCGCTTTCGTCGCAATGACGAAGCGCTCGACGACTATAGCGACGATTTCGACGGCAATGACGAAAACGGGGATGATTTCCGTTTTTCGCAGCCCGAACGCGCCGAGCGTCAGGAGCAGCGTTCCGAACGACAGCCTCGACAGGAGCGCCAAGAACGCCCTGAGCGTCAGGACCGGGGTGATCGTCAGCCCCAATTCCAGCAGTCCCAGGGTGAAGGCCAGGGCCAACCCCAGGGTCAGGGTCAAGATGGCGAAGGACGCCCCCGCCGTGACCGTAACCGTCGGGACCGCATCAATGAACCGCGTGAGCAGCGCGCAGTCGAGCCGGTAGCCGAACAGGCACCGCAGGTAGAGCTGCCCGTCGCTGCACCGGTTGCGCCAACCGTGCAACAGGCCCCGGCGCAGGAAGAGGCGCCAGCCCCCCGCCGCCGTGGTCGCCCCCGCAAGAGCGATACGGTCAAGAGCGAGGCCGCCGAGGCAGAACCGCAGGGTCTGGACATTGCCGTTCTTCCGCCCTCGATCGCGCGCGCCGACAATGACAGCGAGCCGACCGAGGAGGCGCCCCGCAAGCGCACCCGCCGTGCTCGCCCCACGACCGAGGCCGCAGAATAA
- a CDS encoding acyl-CoA thioesterase — MTTERIPGRETILRVVPRLGDINANGHIFGGWVLSQMDIAGGIVAAHVAQGAVATVAIESMQFIAPILLRDIVSVYAWEERRGKSSIGIRVEVVATRGTAHAPEEVKVTDGLFTFVALDESHRPRPLPTEG, encoded by the coding sequence TTGACGACTGAGCGAATACCAGGGCGCGAGACCATATTGCGGGTCGTCCCCCGTCTCGGCGACATCAACGCCAACGGCCATATCTTTGGCGGGTGGGTGTTGAGCCAGATGGATATAGCGGGCGGCATCGTCGCCGCACACGTAGCACAAGGCGCTGTCGCTACCGTGGCGATCGAGAGCATGCAGTTCATCGCGCCGATCCTGCTGCGGGATATTGTGTCGGTCTATGCCTGGGAAGAACGCCGCGGAAAAAGTTCCATCGGCATCCGGGTAGAGGTTGTGGCCACGCGCGGTACGGCGCACGCACCCGAAGAGGTCAAGGTGACGGACGGGCTGTTTACCTTCGTCGCCTTGGACGAATCGCATCGCCCGAGGCCGCTGCCGACTGAAGGCTGA
- a CDS encoding CBS domain-containing protein, which yields MTVAAILHDKGSDVIQVRSDDTVLFAVQLLAEKRIGCVPVVDHGKVVGIFSERDLVYRLGAEGAAILDAPVSTVMTSPAITITPDTPVLQGLSMMTRRRMRHLPVVVDGGLVGLVSIGDLVKFRIDRIEAEAEAMRVYIQTA from the coding sequence ATGACCGTAGCGGCGATTCTGCACGACAAGGGAAGCGACGTCATTCAGGTTCGGTCGGACGACACTGTGTTATTCGCAGTGCAACTGCTGGCGGAAAAGCGCATCGGCTGCGTGCCCGTGGTCGATCATGGCAAAGTCGTCGGCATTTTTTCCGAACGCGACCTTGTCTATCGATTGGGGGCCGAAGGCGCGGCCATACTCGACGCGCCGGTATCGACTGTCATGACATCACCCGCCATTACCATCACGCCGGACACTCCGGTGCTTCAGGGCTTGTCGATGATGACCCGGCGACGCATGCGCCATTTGCCAGTGGTGGTAGACGGCGGGCTGGTTGGCCTCGTTTCCATTGGCGATCTGGTGAAATTCCGGATCGATCGGATAGAGGCCGAGGCCGAAGCGATGCGCGTTTATATACAGACTGCCTGA
- a CDS encoding lipopolysaccharide biosynthesis protein, with the protein MALRDADADDAGFGSRIRSALIWRSGSQIVSQMVSWIATLAVIRILDPADYGLFAMTQVLLNFAAFLNGYGLVSALVQSDSLDSYRLRQAFGIMLLLNGGLALVQLALAPFAADYYDQPMVADLLRVQALLYLSTPFISIPEAIMGRALDFKRPALVNLIAAMASAGVALGGALAGWGVWTLVFAPIAGFWVKGLGYVLATGFRPIPSFDFRGTGAMVAYGASLLGGQLFWIFQSQADVFIGGRMLTPHQLGLYAEALFLTQIFVSKFIPPLNDVAFPAYARMQKDPARIAWSFCKAVRLLMLISCPIYLGMAVTAGPLVETLFGQKWLEMAPLVSILALAMPFMTLQVMFAPVSNALGRPGLTARVAGVGAILMPVAFLIGIQFGAIGLAWAWLIAFPILTAVTARLAGGPMGLHAIDLIRAAAPGLGCAVAMAMAVMALDRALPPMAALFRLGLLVPAGTLAFLAALMLCARGTVDELVQLVVRRAPPEQAESAEQAPA; encoded by the coding sequence ATGGCTCTGCGGGATGCCGACGCCGATGATGCCGGCTTTGGTTCGCGTATCCGGAGTGCATTGATCTGGCGTTCCGGCAGCCAGATCGTGTCCCAGATGGTGAGCTGGATCGCCACTTTGGCCGTGATTCGAATCCTCGATCCGGCCGATTATGGCCTGTTTGCAATGACTCAGGTGCTTCTGAACTTCGCTGCCTTCCTGAATGGCTATGGTTTGGTCAGTGCGCTGGTGCAGTCCGATTCGCTCGATTCGTATCGTCTGCGGCAGGCGTTCGGCATCATGCTGCTGCTGAATGGCGGGCTTGCGCTGGTCCAGCTAGCGCTCGCGCCCTTTGCAGCGGACTATTATGACCAGCCGATGGTTGCCGACCTGTTGCGGGTGCAGGCGCTCCTCTACCTCTCTACCCCCTTCATCTCGATTCCCGAGGCGATCATGGGCCGGGCGCTGGATTTCAAACGGCCTGCGCTGGTCAACCTGATCGCCGCCATGGCCTCTGCTGGCGTCGCGCTGGGCGGCGCCCTTGCAGGATGGGGCGTTTGGACACTGGTGTTCGCCCCGATCGCAGGATTTTGGGTCAAGGGTCTGGGTTATGTTCTGGCCACAGGCTTTCGGCCGATTCCCAGTTTCGATTTCCGGGGAACCGGTGCGATGGTTGCCTATGGTGCGTCGCTACTGGGGGGCCAGCTCTTCTGGATTTTCCAGAGCCAGGCGGACGTGTTCATCGGCGGGCGGATGCTGACGCCCCACCAGCTGGGCCTTTATGCCGAGGCGCTGTTCCTCACACAGATCTTCGTAAGCAAGTTCATACCCCCGCTGAATGACGTCGCCTTTCCCGCCTATGCGCGGATGCAGAAGGATCCTGCGCGAATTGCCTGGTCCTTCTGCAAGGCGGTTCGCCTGTTGATGCTGATCTCCTGCCCCATCTATCTGGGCATGGCGGTGACGGCAGGACCACTGGTCGAGACGCTATTCGGGCAGAAGTGGCTGGAGATGGCGCCGTTGGTGTCGATTCTGGCGCTGGCGATGCCCTTCATGACATTGCAGGTGATGTTCGCGCCCGTCAGCAACGCGCTGGGACGTCCTGGCCTTACCGCGCGGGTCGCCGGAGTGGGTGCGATACTGATGCCCGTCGCCTTCCTGATCGGTATCCAGTTCGGGGCAATCGGTCTGGCCTGGGCCTGGTTGATCGCCTTTCCCATATTGACGGCCGTTACAGCGCGACTGGCGGGGGGACCAATGGGGCTGCACGCGATCGACCTGATCCGGGCGGCAGCACCGGGGCTGGGCTGCGCGGTGGCGATGGCGATGGCGGTTATGGCGCTCGATCGCGCCCTGCCGCCGATGGCCGCCTTGTTCCGGCTGGGCCTCTTGGTGCCCGCAGGCACCCTTGCCTTTCTGGCGGCATTGATGCTGTGCGCCCGTGGAACGGTGGACGAACTGGTCCAGCTGGTCGTCCGGCGCGCCCCGCCCGAACAGGCGGAAAGCGCCGAACAGGCCCCTGCCTGA